From one Anopheles bellator chromosome 1, idAnoBellAS_SP24_06.2, whole genome shotgun sequence genomic stretch:
- the LOC131206352 gene encoding cyclin-T, with amino-acid sequence MASGGSNVTSKSNDDSKWYFTAEQLASSPSRRQGMDADQELMYRQRAANLIQDMGQRLQVSQLCINTAIVYMHRFYAFHSFTQFHRNSIAAAALFLAAKVEEQPRKLEHIIKVVHICLCLEAPDPMRESYAEQAQDLVFNENVLLQTLGFDVAIDHPHTHVVKTCHLVKASKDLAQTSYFMASNSLHLTTMCLQYKPTVVACFCIHLACKWSRWEIPQSNEGRHWFHYVDKTVTLDLLKQLTDEFLHIFDRCPTRLKSKMKSIRADQVPEESGRRTGSSSSGGNAIMPAPSSSSVPRGVDEGSSSSSVASSHHRPTSTSSSSHPHSKQGSNSDQMKQQHKIPSSSGSSSRSGRSDRPPQSSSSSSSGQQQHYGSGSSSNKGPLPGHRSAGGMQQPTVANSGSTNSSSQRAPGYGSAHEGGKNRQPAMMGSAGGGNVPASVPGGGSSASASAASSSSMHSGYNQAKADRHSSGGQKGPLKPQSSSSIGGSAPYNNMKQQQQQQQQSASLFSHPPSYNQSVSGRGSGSNLASNEPPPGGSSHQLKAAHSHSGATSGASGLDSSFRLLDDSIGRLNDQMQMCTPPKQTKPSSIFSPDWKDSQNEGIVPTGGNSKSRSASGHYGAGGERLLKPPKGSPGGKKQQQLLQHQHQQQQQQHAAMTASISSVGGMAGSHGARSETTKKERRSEAPPGGNKHPSMSAAFVDKKGLQGGPSMPGSNHSSGSLKRALDGNTLGAHFPPTATGAMNMDPSMMAAGAEHSKAASAGNAPTKRPHSGANEQIRQDDGTDFREQKVRKMESVQATTAAFLASSASPSDQLFNSSFDLASTFDKMDSSSLFSFNDPGSLLSQPLLSDSKPSTLAKSGALYSGAINGIETNPALVSSLLKESLFNETPKFGSLYGAGGGGPPGIGEGGMTSLPVDVGSKSTLPLPPQSDQAAPVSQMDSKPPIESGSILQGSTAGVHDPAGGPPSSFPWVAANVAVPPGDTPATTTVPPMSTLPPVVTETPMATTASTAASPSDDTDQGGHRSKGEKKKKKEKHKHKEKDKTKDRDREEKKKHKKDKDKHRDREHRDREQGGLAPDGGSAEGSVVGSGHASHQDPPPGPIKIKLNRSMVEGAAAGGAAGPTTGHAGNASSGADGLKIKIPKDRLSGASSLPASTIGATGTATTGGSSSLKLKISKDKIEHYNISASEGSASAPGVAGGSVYGVGPGVPMPVAGGPVGGVPHLVAPSGLPLAGVGATSSGKKKDKERDKDRKSKADHSSRQNGSGASGGGNLSGSNGGKSSHKTFANVQQQQQPYAMLNANQTATSVPASLVAGMHGYHHSATGFDYMQQPHQSLSALQQQQQQQQQQQQQQQQQQQQQQQQQYYSQYGQYGSQQQQQYPQFMNSTTGAGAGKLPGQQPGPGMQVTSQHPSYYYGGGGQGGGSAPTSQQQSGKK; translated from the exons ATGGCTTCCGGTGGTAGCAACGTAACGAGCAAAAGTAATGATGACTCGAAATGGTACTTTACTGCCGAGCAGCTCGCCAGCTCGCCGAGCCGCAGGCAAGGCATGGATGCGGACCAGGAGCTCATGTACAGACAGCGGGCAGCCAACCTGATACAGGACATGGGCCAGCGGTTGCAAGT CTCTCAGCTATGCATAAATACGGCCATCGTATACATGCACCGTTTCTACGCATTTCACTCATTCACCCAGTTCCATCGGAACAGTATCGCTGCGGCTGCCCTATTCCTTGCAGCAAAG GTCGAAGAACAGCCGCGAAAGCTGGAGCACATCATCAAAGTGGTGCACATATGCTTGTGCCTCGAGGCGCCGGACCCGATGCGCGAGAGCTACGCCGAACAGGCGCAGGACTTAGtgtttaatgaaaatgtaCTTCTGCAAACGTTGGGCTTCGACGTTGCCATCgaccacccacacacgcacgtCGTGAAAACTTGTCACCTTGTAAAAG CTTCCAAAGATTTGGCACAGACATCCTACTTCATGGCATCCAATAG CTTACACCTTACAACCATGTGCCTCCAGTACAAACCGACGGTAGTGGCCTGCTTCTGCATTCACCTGGCTTGCAAATGGTCCCGCTGGGAG ATTCCGCAGTCGAATGAAGGTCGCCACTGGTTTCACTACGTTGACAAGACGGTGACGCTCGATCTGCTGAAGCAGCTGACGGACGAGTTCTTGCACATATTCGATCGATGTCCAACGCGATTGAAAAGCAAGATGAAATCCATTCGAGCTGACCAGGTGCCG GAGGAATCCGGACGACGCACGGGAagcagtagtagtggtggtaaTGCCATCATGCCAGCCCCATCATCGTCTTCCGTGCCGCGTGGAGTCGACGAGGGAAGTAGCTCCTCATCGGTCGCCTCTAGTCATCACCGTCCCACGTCCACATCGTCCTCCTCCCATCCGCATTCGAAGCAGGGCTCAAACT CCGATCAAATGAAGCAACAACACAAGATTCCATCCTCGTCCGGTTCGAGCAGCAGGTCGGGTCGATCAGATCGACCACCACAATCGTCGTCATCCAGTTCCTCgggacagcagcaacattacGGTAGCGGATCTAGCAGCAACAAAGGACCGCTCCCTGGGCATCGTTCCGCCGGTGGGATGCAGCAACCAACGGTAGCGAATTCTGGCTCAACGAATTCATCCTCCCAACGGGCACCCGGCTATGGTAGTGCGCACGAAGGGGGCAAAAATCGACAACCTGCCATGATGGGATCCGCGGGAGGAGGAAACGTTCCTGCTTCAGTTCCAGGCGGTGGTTCATCAGCATCGGCGAGTGctgcttcatcatcatccatgCATTCCGGGTACAATCAGGCCAAAGCCGATCGTCACAGTAGCGGTGGCCAGAAGGGCCCCCTGAAACCGCAGTCGTCGTCATCCATTGGAGGATCTGCACCGTACAACAAcatgaagcagcagcaacaacagcagcagcaatctgCTTCTCTATTTTCCCATCCTCCAAGCTACAACCAGTCGGTGAGTGGACGTGGCAGTGGATCGAATCTTGCCTCGAACGAACCGCCCCCGGGCGGCAGTAGTCACCAGCTGAAAGCGGCACACTCTCATTCCGGTGCCACCAGCGGGGCTTCCGGGCTCGATTCGTCGTTCCGGTTGCTTGACGATTCGATAGGACGGTTAAATGATCAGATGCAAATGTGTACGCCGCCGAAACAGACCAAACCGTCGTCGATTTTCAGCCCCGATTGGAAGGATTCACAGAACGAAGGAATTGTCCCGACCGGGGGTAACAGTAAATCACGCTCTGCATCCGGTCAttatggtgctggtggcgaaCGATTGCTGAAACCACCGAAGGGGTCACCAGGTggcaagaagcagcagcagctgctgcagcaccagcaccagcaacagcagcagcagcatgccGCAATGACCGCTTCGATTAGCTCGGTTGGTGGGATGGCAGGATCTCATGGAGCACGATCGGAGACAACCAAGAAGGAGCGCCGCTCGGAAGCACCTCCGGGAGGCAACAAACATCCGTCAATGTCTGCGGCTTTCGTCGACAAGAAGGGGCTCCAGGGTGGACCGTCGATGCCGGGCAGTAATCACTCCAGCGGCAGCCTAAAACGGGCACTCGATGGCAATACGCTCGGAGCGCACTTTCCTCCGACTGCCACCGGAGCGATGAACATGGATCCTTCGATGATGGCCGCTGGTGCCGAGCACAGCAAAGCGGCATCGGCTGGTAATGCACCGACCAAGCGCCCCCATTCCGGGGCAAACGAGCAGATCCGGCAGGACGATGGTACCGATTTCCGGGAGCAGAAGGTACGCAAAATGGAGTCCGTGCAAGCGACCACTGCCGCATTCCtggcgtcgtcggcgtcacCCTCGGATCAGCTGTTCAACTCCTCGTTCGATCTGGCCAGCACGTTCGATAAGATggattcgtcgtcgttgtttaGCTTCAACGATCCGGGCTCACTGCTGTCGCAACCGTTGCTGAGTGATTCAAAACCTTCAACACTGGCCAAAAGTGGTGCACTTTACAGTGGGGCCATCAACGGGATCGAGACGAATCCGGCGCTAGTGAGCAGTCTGTTGAAGGAAAGTTTGTTCAACGAAACGCCCAAGTTTGGCTCGTTGTACGGTGCCGGAGGAGGAGGTCCTCCGGGCATCGGCGAAGGTGGTATGACGTCCCTGCCCGTCGACGTGGGATCCAAATCTACGCTACCGCTGCCGCCACAGTCCGATCAAGCGGCGCCGGTGAGTCAAATGGACTCGAAACCGCCCATTGAGAGCGGCTCGATACTGCAGGGCAGTACGGCGGGTGTGCACGATCCTGCTGGAGGTCCACCTTCTTCCTTCCCGTGGGTGGCAGCGAACGTAGCGGTACCCCCCGGGGACACACCAGCAACGACCACCGTACCACCGATGTCCACGCTACCACCCGTTGTCACTGAAACGCCGATGGCGACCACAGCGTCGACGGCGGCTTCTCCCTCGGACGACACCGACCAAGGTGGGCATCGGTCGAAGggtgagaagaaaaagaagaaggaaaagcaTAAGCACAAGGAAAAGGACAAGACGAAAGATCGCGATCgggaggagaagaagaagcacaaaaaagacAAAGACAAGCATCGCGATCGTGAGCACCGCGATCGCGAGCAGGGAGGGCTGGCGCCGGATGGTGGCAGTGCCGAGGGCAGTGTGGTCGGCAGTGGTCACGCTTCCCACCAGGATCCTCCACCGGGGCCGATCAAGATCAAGCTCAACCGATCGATGGTAGAGGgcgccgctgctggcggtgctgcCGGTCCTACCACCGGCCACGCGGGTAATGCATCGTCCGGTGCCGACGGGTTAAAGATTAAAATTCCAAAAGATCGTCTTTCCGGTGCGTCTTCACTGCCAGCGTCCACCATCGGGGCCACCGGTACGGCCACGACCGGCGGGTCTTCGTCGTTGAAGTTGAAAATCTCCAAGGATAAGATTGAACATTACAACATCAGTGCCAGCGAGGGGTCCGCTAGTGCACcgggtgttgctggtggcagTGTGTATGGTGTGGGTCCCGGTGTTCCCATGCCGGTCGCGGGAGGGCCCGTTGGTGGTGTGCCCCATCTGGTGGCACCAAGCGGCCTTCCGTTAGCCGGAGTGGGAGCAACTAGCAGTGGCAAGAAGAAGGATAAAGAACGCGACAAGGATCGTAAATCCAAAGCGGACCATAGCAGTCGACAGAACGGCAGTGGAGCATCCGGTGGCGGCAACCTTTCTGGCAGCAACGGTGGAAAATCTTCTCACAAG ACTTTTGCGaacgttcagcagcagcaacagccatATGCCATGCTCAACGCCAACCAAACGGCGACGTCGGTCCCAGCATCACTAGTTGCCGGTATGCATGGCTATCATCATTCCGCAACCGGTTTTGATTATATGCAGCAGCCACATCAGTCACTGAGTgcgcttcagcagcaacaacagcaacagcagcaacagcagcaacaacagcaacaacagcaacaacagcaacaacagcaacaatacTATTCCCAGTACGGACAGTATggctcccagcagcagcaacagtatcCGCAGTTTATGAATTCgacaaccggtgccggtgctggtaaGCTTCCCGGGCaacaaccgggaccgggtatGCAAGTAACGTCGCAGCATCCATCGTACTATTACGGCGGCGGAGGACAGGGTGGTGGCTCGGcacccaccagccagcagcagagtgGCAAAAAGTAG